One window of the Colius striatus isolate bColStr4 chromosome 19, bColStr4.1.hap1, whole genome shotgun sequence genome contains the following:
- the NPDC1 gene encoding neural proliferation differentiation and control protein 1 isoform X2, translated as MVAARGSAARRGALLLLLAALGSCRPRLARAAASCPRSLDCALQRRQFCTPGSGTCGPCLPPFQEDSRGKCVQRQLTPSARTARPILEEEIDFLADVLARQEAPHPPPRDDKPRATLPTSTAAASQRYPLEASPIPSNDNVVLGLIVVCTVAGISALVVAAVCWCRLQKEVRLAQKADYSAQRAASPLPYDKISPGDKTLAQSAQMYHYQHQKQQMLSMEKHKEEPKLPDLASSDEENEDGDFTVYECPGLAPTGEMEVRNPLFDDSSLHPSNPKSHQ; from the exons ATGGTGGCGGCCCGGGGCTCTGCCGCCCGCCGCggagctttgctgctgctcctcgCTGCCCTCGGCAGCTGCCGCCCGCGCCTCGCCCGCGCCG CAGCGTCGTGTCCCCGGAGCCTGGACTGTGCCCTGCAGCGCCGGCAGTTCTGCACGCCAGGCTCGGGCACCTGTGGGCCCTGTTTGCCCCCATTCCAGGAGGACTCCCGTGGGAAATGTGTCCAGAGGCAGCTCACACCCAGTG CCCGCACGGCCCGGCCCATCTTGGAGGAAGAGATTGATTTCCTGGCAGATGTCCTGGCCAGGCAAGAGGCTCCTCACCCACCACCACGGGATGACAAACCCAGGG CCACCCTCCCCACCTCCACCGCTGCTGCCAGCCAGAGGTACCCGCTGGAGGCATCTCCCATCCCCTCCAACGACAACGTGGTGCTGG GGCTGATCGTGGTGTGCACCGTGGCCGGGATCTCGGCGCTGGTCGTGGCTGCTGTCTGCTGGTGCAG GCTGCAGAAGGAGGTCAGGCTGGCACAGAAAGCAGACTACTCAGCACAGCGAGCTGCCAGCCCCTTGCCCTACGACAAGATCTCG cctggggaCAAGACACTGGCTCAGAGTGCTCAGATGTACCACTACCAGCACCAAAAGCAGCAGATGCTCTCCATGGAGAA GCATAAAGAGGAGCCCAAGCTGCCTGATCTGGCCTCGTCTGACGAGGAGAACGAGGACGGAGACTTCACGGTGTACGAGTGCCCTGGGCTGGCTCCG ACTGGAGAAATGGAAGTGAGGAACCCGCTGTTTGACGACTCCTCTTTGCATCCCTCCAACCCCAAGTCGCACCAGTAA
- the NPDC1 gene encoding neural proliferation differentiation and control protein 1 isoform X1: MVAARGSAARRGALLLLLAALGSCRPRLARAAASCPRSLDCALQRRQFCTPGSGTCGPCLPPFQEDSRGKCVQRQLTPSARTARPILEEEIDFLADVLARQEAPHPPPRDDKPRATLPTSTAAASQRYPLEASPIPSNDNVVLGLIVVCTVAGISALVVAAVCWCRLQKEVRLAQKADYSAQRAASPLPYDKISVRCPQPSWRVLGDGARPLLCLRDFHPGRDTRGLGGLGAQPPHQPLLSLQPGDKTLAQSAQMYHYQHQKQQMLSMEKHKEEPKLPDLASSDEENEDGDFTVYECPGLAPTGEMEVRNPLFDDSSLHPSNPKSHQ, from the exons ATGGTGGCGGCCCGGGGCTCTGCCGCCCGCCGCggagctttgctgctgctcctcgCTGCCCTCGGCAGCTGCCGCCCGCGCCTCGCCCGCGCCG CAGCGTCGTGTCCCCGGAGCCTGGACTGTGCCCTGCAGCGCCGGCAGTTCTGCACGCCAGGCTCGGGCACCTGTGGGCCCTGTTTGCCCCCATTCCAGGAGGACTCCCGTGGGAAATGTGTCCAGAGGCAGCTCACACCCAGTG CCCGCACGGCCCGGCCCATCTTGGAGGAAGAGATTGATTTCCTGGCAGATGTCCTGGCCAGGCAAGAGGCTCCTCACCCACCACCACGGGATGACAAACCCAGGG CCACCCTCCCCACCTCCACCGCTGCTGCCAGCCAGAGGTACCCGCTGGAGGCATCTCCCATCCCCTCCAACGACAACGTGGTGCTGG GGCTGATCGTGGTGTGCACCGTGGCCGGGATCTCGGCGCTGGTCGTGGCTGCTGTCTGCTGGTGCAG GCTGCAGAAGGAGGTCAGGCTGGCACAGAAAGCAGACTACTCAGCACAGCGAGCTGCCAGCCCCTTGCCCTACGACAAGATCTCGGTAAGGTGCCCACAGCCCTCGTGGCGGGTGCTGGGGGATGGTGCCAGGCCCCTGCTCTGCTTAAGGGACTTCCACCCTGGCAGAGACACACGTGGGCTGGGGGGTCTGGGAGCTCAGCCCCCacaccagcccctgctctctctgcagcctggggaCAAGACACTGGCTCAGAGTGCTCAGATGTACCACTACCAGCACCAAAAGCAGCAGATGCTCTCCATGGAGAA GCATAAAGAGGAGCCCAAGCTGCCTGATCTGGCCTCGTCTGACGAGGAGAACGAGGACGGAGACTTCACGGTGTACGAGTGCCCTGGGCTGGCTCCG ACTGGAGAAATGGAAGTGAGGAACCCGCTGTTTGACGACTCCTCTTTGCATCCCTCCAACCCCAAGTCGCACCAGTAA